A single window of Thermodesulfobacteriota bacterium DNA harbors:
- a CDS encoding DCC1-like thiol-disulfide oxidoreductase family protein, whose product MSILKQDWIKASRKLTIVSIVILFIAFSGSLLFLFFGSRLIEWASGGESIELINRLIVEGKKYDLPYVQVESALTRIVIIINALSLILVASLLNSRTRRIVKSFFTEKTHPVNLAVFRIVLFLTVINTADVSDVIWFSEFPKELLFAPTGLEWLFNYIPLNETWARVSSLLFLFFCFTGMIGLFTRTSALLAVIFGFYVLGIPQFFGKVRHYHHLIWFLAILAASRCGDAFSIDAILAARKRADQGITDPPGPSQAYALPLRFVWLLMGVIYFFPGFWKFVWAGPDWAFSDNLKFRLYKTWFEFGDWTPFFRIDQYPFLYKLAALGTIVFELTFIFIIFFPRIRLLAVVGGLLLHNLTNVFMRIPFWWLQSCYVSFFDWNAIFHRIGRWIYKDEMYLFYDGNCKSCRRNIAYFRVFDVFGRVSYVNVLGEEETENNDWHLLDYSAIKTNMYAGVGSRSLPGIQVFQEIAKRVPVFWPIIPFLYIWPLTRIGNRLCHHPDHSRKSVVVRAQSLKTAEFRSPQRSSAAVVTVGGFLIFVNGLFGLGHIVSSWPFACYPTFERIMGPESKIESLSISLTGSTDGSISLDGYLLNREIYWTRRLGLIQHILSTDDQELLRVRLKALWQIWSQKDPRLRQANTVGFYRAVLFPNPPERQGQNHARRELLFELKLKQD is encoded by the coding sequence ATGTCGATACTTAAACAGGATTGGATTAAAGCGAGCAGGAAACTAACTATTGTTTCGATAGTAATCCTCTTTATTGCGTTTTCGGGATCTTTACTCTTCTTATTCTTTGGATCTCGGCTCATCGAGTGGGCATCCGGAGGGGAATCAATTGAACTTATCAACAGATTAATAGTAGAGGGTAAGAAATATGATTTACCCTACGTTCAGGTCGAGTCAGCTTTAACTAGAATAGTCATAATTATCAACGCGTTATCGCTGATATTAGTGGCAAGTCTTCTCAACTCACGGACGCGTCGGATAGTTAAAAGTTTCTTTACCGAGAAGACACATCCGGTAAACCTTGCAGTTTTTCGTATAGTATTGTTTCTCACTGTAATCAATACGGCTGATGTGTCAGATGTAATCTGGTTTAGTGAGTTCCCTAAAGAATTGTTATTTGCCCCGACCGGGCTCGAATGGTTATTTAATTACATACCCCTCAACGAAACATGGGCCAGGGTGTCGAGTCTTTTGTTTCTTTTTTTCTGTTTTACTGGAATGATAGGTCTCTTTACGCGCACTTCAGCGCTGTTGGCCGTGATTTTTGGTTTCTACGTGCTTGGCATCCCTCAATTCTTTGGTAAGGTAAGACATTACCACCATCTCATATGGTTCCTTGCAATCCTCGCGGCTAGCCGGTGCGGAGATGCGTTTTCAATTGATGCAATTCTTGCTGCGAGAAAGAGAGCCGATCAGGGGATAACTGATCCTCCCGGTCCTTCTCAGGCTTATGCTTTGCCCCTTCGGTTCGTATGGCTTTTAATGGGTGTTATATATTTTTTCCCCGGATTTTGGAAATTTGTATGGGCGGGCCCGGATTGGGCTTTTAGTGACAACTTAAAATTTAGACTTTATAAAACATGGTTTGAATTCGGCGATTGGACACCTTTTTTCAGAATAGATCAGTATCCTTTTTTGTATAAACTAGCGGCACTTGGAACAATTGTTTTTGAATTAACATTTATCTTCATCATTTTCTTTCCGCGAATACGTTTATTGGCTGTTGTCGGAGGACTCTTACTGCACAACTTAACCAATGTGTTTATGCGTATACCATTCTGGTGGCTTCAATCATGCTATGTTTCTTTTTTTGATTGGAATGCGATTTTTCACCGAATTGGCCGTTGGATTTACAAGGATGAAATGTACCTCTTTTACGACGGAAACTGCAAGAGTTGCCGTAGAAACATTGCATATTTCAGAGTTTTTGATGTTTTCGGTCGTGTAAGTTATGTAAATGTCCTCGGCGAAGAGGAAACCGAAAATAATGACTGGCATTTATTGGATTATTCAGCTATTAAGACAAACATGTACGCAGGTGTCGGTTCGAGGAGCTTGCCTGGGATCCAAGTGTTTCAAGAAATTGCAAAACGCGTTCCAGTTTTCTGGCCAATAATCCCATTCTTATATATTTGGCCTCTAACAAGGATCGGTAACCGGCTATGTCATCATCCAGATCATTCGCGAAAATCAGTTGTTGTTAGGGCGCAATCTTTAAAGACAGCGGAATTCAGATCTCCTCAGCGAAGTTCAGCGGCGGTTGTAACCGTAGGAGGCTTCTTAATTTTTGTGAATGGCTTATTTGGTCTAGGCCATATAGTTTCATCCTGGCCTTTTGCTTGTTATCCGACATTCGAGCGTATAATGGGTCCTGAATCGAAAATAGAATCTCTCTCTATTTCTTTGACCGGTTCTACTGATGGATCCATTTCACTCGACGGATATTTATTAAATAGAGAAATTTACTGGACCAGGAGATTGGGTTTGATTCAGCATATTCTTTCGACAGATGACCAAGAGCTTTTGCGCGTCCGTCTAAAGGCTCTTTGGCAGATCTGGTCGCAGAAAGACCCTAGACTGAGGCAAGCAAATACCGTCGGATTTTACAGGGCTGTACTTTTTCCAAACCCTCCTGAACGGCAAGGACAAAATCATGCCCGACGAGAGTTGCTATTTGAGTTGAAATTGAAGCAAGACTAA
- a CDS encoding alkaline phosphatase family protein, producing MKNRVIVIGLDAADPDLVENWSKEGYLPTMTALMTQGSWGRLASPAEISTGPVWPTFFASISPAEHGRFFYRQLKSGTYRIHKKYAVNIEAKNMNLYVMSLSMGSKI from the coding sequence GTGAAAAACCGTGTTATAGTGATTGGGTTAGATGCTGCTGACCCTGACCTAGTCGAGAATTGGTCTAAAGAAGGGTACCTTCCAACCATGACTGCACTTATGACTCAGGGCTCTTGGGGGAGATTAGCCTCGCCGGCTGAAATCTCGACTGGACCTGTCTGGCCAACGTTTTTTGCTAGTATTTCCCCTGCTGAGCATGGAAGGTTTTTCTATAGGCAGCTAAAGTCCGGAACCTACCGAATTCATAAAAAATATGCCGTTAATATCGAGGCAAAGAATATGAATCTTTATGTAATGAGCTTATCAATGGGCTCGAAAATTTAG